A single Tindallia californiensis DNA region contains:
- a CDS encoding helix-turn-helix domain-containing protein — MIGLEYILNLYNLQHIELAEKLGIKKQNINMWVKGRQNIPKKYLPVLEELFGIDQSYFGRNLTEIDQLEIQKEKLKSDLKPVIKKHEQQFSLGEINDLVEVPVYNKEEINTIERDIEKAKLVSKFKSAMDIVDNNPYLETYKLIVELLEKVQHESVLHKTIEALAHYYEVLPDWVSSEPEQEGFESEIFEVFDDHNY; from the coding sequence TTGATAGGATTAGAATATATTTTAAACCTCTATAACCTTCAACATATAGAACTTGCAGAAAAACTTGGCATTAAAAAACAAAATATAAACATGTGGGTGAAAGGGCGACAGAATATTCCAAAGAAATATCTACCAGTATTAGAAGAGCTATTTGGTATTGATCAGTCCTACTTTGGACGCAACCTTACAGAAATTGATCAGCTAGAAATCCAGAAAGAAAAGTTAAAAAGCGATCTGAAACCTGTAATTAAAAAACATGAACAACAGTTTTCTTTAGGAGAGATTAACGATCTTGTTGAAGTTCCCGTCTATAATAAAGAAGAAATAAATACTATAGAGCGAGATATTGAGAAAGCCAAACTTGTATCAAAATTTAAATCAGCAATGGATATAGTAGATAATAATCCATACTTGGAGACCTATAAGCTCATCGTAGAGCTACTTGAAAAAGTGCAGCATGAATCAGTACTACACAAAACGATTGAAGCGCTGGCCCATTATTATGAAGTCTTGCCTGACTGGGTAAGCAGCGAACCGGAACAAGAAGGTTTTGAAAGTGAAATTTTTGAAGTCTTTGATGATCACAACTATTAA